The following proteins are co-located in the Pararge aegeria chromosome 3, ilParAegt1.1, whole genome shotgun sequence genome:
- the LOC120637150 gene encoding abhydrolase domain-containing protein 2, protein MSTVLLAVIAVILCVLFRILNVNSQPHKPVIYGRDRNFIENILFIAPFLNEPYIPTRLWGFSGHVQTILHSLIGRVRCPWPIGGRISLILPDKSTLTYDLYEPIGSEHEDDVTVAICPGIGNTSESVYIRTYVHYSQRHGYRCAVLNHIGALNSVPVTGARIFSYGHTDDFNYMVENLMERYPNTKLILVGFSLGGNLITKYLGEERKRSKNIIGGISICQGYNAIDTMVYLLQWQNFRRFYLYIMTDNYRNIITRHKRMLLGQEMKNKYSLDEKMIVSAGTLPDLDEAYSRRVHGFSSVAELYKWSSSAFYLKNIKTPMVFINARDDPIVPEPLLPMIREFVSSHDNVMFLELSHGGHLGFYEGGLLYANPVTWLDRALAALVGGLLMAHHKCVPKPAQTDATSDLGLSDDEPDLIKSSTIIYRDPLEKVPQKA, encoded by the exons ATGTCTACTGTTCTTCTCGCCGTCATTGCGGTAATACTGTGTGTGCTTTTTCGAATACTGAACGTGAACAGCCAACCTCATAAGCCTGTAATTTATGGCAGGGATagaaattttatagaaaatatccTTTTCATTGCTCCATTTCTCAATGAACC atACATTCCAACACGATTATGGGGTTTCAGTGGCCATGTACAGACCATACTTCACAGCCTCATTGGCCGTGTACGATGCCCCTGGCCTATAGGCGGGCGTATATCCTTAATATTACCTGATAAATCAACACTGACCTATGACTTGTATGAACCTATTGGAAGTGAACATGAAg ATGATGTGACGGTGGCGATATGTCCTGGCATAGGAAACACGTCGGAGAGCGTATACATACGCACCTACGTGCACTACTCCCAGCGACACGGCTACCGATGCGCCGTGCTCAACCACATAGGCGCTCTCAACAGTGTGCCGGTTACGGGCGCTAGAATATTCTCTTATG gtCACACAGATGACTTTAACTATATGGTAGAGAACTTAATGGAGCGATATCCTAATACGAAACTGATTCTAGTTGGATTCAGCCTGGGAGGAAATTTGATTACGAAATATTTAGGCGAGGAGAGGAAAAGATCCAAGAACATTATAGGCGGTATATCGATATGCCAAGGATACAATGCTATTGA tACAATGGTTTATCTTTTGCAATGGCAGAATTTCCGTCGTTTCTACCTATACATAATGACGGACAATTATCGTAACATCATAACGAGACACAAACGGATGCTTCTGGGCCAAGAAATGAAGAATAAGTACTCGTTAGATGAGAAAATGATTGTGTCGGCGGGTACCTTGCCAGATTTGGACGAGGCATACTCGAG AAGAGTTCACGGATTCTCTTCAGTGGCAGAATTATATAAATGGAGTTCATCGGCGTTTTACTTAAAGAACATCAAAACGCCGATGGTATTCATCAACGCTCGCGATGACCCAATTGTCCCAGAACCATTGTTGCCCATGATAAGAGAATTTGTCA GTTCCCATGACAACGTGATGTTCTTGGAACTTTCACACGGCGGTCACCTCGGCTTCTACGAAGGAGGGCTGCTGTACGCCAATCCCGTGACGTGGCTCGACCGAGCTCTCGCGGCACTTGTGGGCGGACTTTTAATGGCGCACCACAAATGCGTGCCCAAACCAGCACAGACAGATGCTACTTCCGATCTCGGGTTATCCGACGATGAACCTGATCTCATCAAATCTTCTACTATCATCTATAGAGATCCTTTAGAAAAAGTTCCACAGAAGGCATAA